A stretch of DNA from Synechococcus sp. PROS-9-1:
CTGCAGCCGGCCAGATCGGCGAGCAGCGCTTCTGCAGCGTGTTTGCTGGCGCCATAGGGATTGATCGGCTGGATCGGAGCTGTTTCCGGAATAGGTATTTGATTTGGGTGTGGGTAGCCGTAGAGGGTGGCGCTACTGCTAAAAACGATGGTGCGGCAATGGTGAAAGTTCATCGCCGTGAGCAGTCGCTGCGTACCAACAACGTTCACATCCCAATAGCGCAAAGGCTGTTGCACGGATTCGCCTACAGCCTTGAGTCCAGCGAAATGGATCACCGCTTCGATGGGTTGGCCGAAAGCTTTGGCACTTGTAAAGAGTGCATCCAGGCACTGGGTGTCCCTGATGTCTCCCTCCACCAGGGTGAACGCTTCCAGTGTTGCTTTCAGGGTTGGTTGATCCCGCTGCAAGGGAACGCCTGCGAGTTCGGCGACGCGTTCCAGGGAGATCGCTGAGCTGTTGCTGAAATCGTCAAGCACCAGCAGTTGATGACCCGCTTCCAGCAGCACGAGGCAGGTATGGCTGCCAAGGAAGCCGGCTCCGCCCGTAATCAGCAGCTGGGCCATTGATCCATCCCTATACCCAAGCATTCTGAGGGGGATAGGGCCGATTCAGGTTGTGAAACGGCAGACTGCCCTTGGAATGGTGATGGCGCTGTGAGTCAGCTGCAGACGTTGCGCGGCATGGTTGATCTGCTGCCAGAGCAGACAAGACGTTGGCAGGCTGTTGAGTCTGTGGCGCGCGAACACTTTCGTTGCGCAGGCTTAGACGAGATTCGAACGCCTTTGCTCGAATTCACTGACCTGTTTGCCCGGGGCATTGGTGAGGCCACGGATGTGGTGGGCAAGGAGATGTACACCTTTTTGGATCGGGGCGACCGCTCTTGCACCCTGCGACCAGAAGGCACCGCCTCTGTGGTGAGAGCAGCGCTCCAGCATGGTTTGCTGACCCAAGGAACGCAGCGGTTGTGGTATGGCGGCCCAATGTTCCGTTATGAACGTCCTCAAGCTGGTCGTCAGCGCCAGTTTCACCAGATCGGTGTTGAATTCCTCGGGGCCAGCAGTCCGCGGAGCGATGCTGAGGTGATCGCCCTGGCTTGGGATCTGCTCTCTGCTTTAGGGATTCAAGGCCTCAAGCTCGAAATCAACAGCCTCGGCACTCCTGAGGATCGACAGCGCTTTCGCTCTGAGCTGGTGGGTTGGCTCGAGGAGCGCGTTGAACAGTTAGATCCGGACTCCCAGGAGCGTCTCACGACGAACCCTCTGCGCATTCTGGACAGCAAAGACAAGGGCACCCAGCGGCTATTGAACGAGGCTCCCACGTTGTTAGGAGCCCTAAGCGAGGAGAGTGCCCATCGCTTTGATGAGGTGCGCGCCCTGCTGACGGCGCTGCAGATTCCCTATCAACTCAATCCCCGCTTGGTGCGCGGCCTTGATTACTACGGCCACACCGCGTTTGAAATCACGAGCGATCAACTCGGCGCCCAGGCCACGGTCTGCGGCGGTGGTCGTTACGACGGTCTGATTCAGCAATTGGGTGGCCCAGCCACGTCCGCGATCGGCTGGGCTTTAGGGATGGAGCGTCTCTTGCTGGTGATCGACGCGGCTGCGCAAGCCGATCCCGAGGGACCTGCGGCCAGGCTCACAGCAACGCCAGCACCGCTGGTGTATTTGATTAATCGCGGAGCGCAGGCTGAACCAAAAGCGTTGACCTTGGCCAGGAAATTACGGGGGGCAGGTCTTGCTGTTGAGCTGGATGGCTCGAGTGCGGCGTTCGGCAAGCAGTTCAAGCGTGCCGATCGCTCAGGGGCGCCATGGGCTGTGGTGCTTGGCGATGAAGAGGCTCTGGCCGGCCAGTTACGGCTGAAGCCCTTGCGGGGTGAGGGTGAGGAACAGCAACTCACTTGGGAGGATGCCCTGTCTTACCTAACGAAACAGCGATAACCTGCCGAAATCAAAGCTGGCGCCAACGTTTCTCCGATGAGCAGCAATCACTCCATACGATCGATTTGCTGTATCGGCGCTGGCTATGTGGGTGGCCCCACCATGGCTGTGATCGCCGATCGCTGTCCGGAGCTGAAGGTCACGGTTGTGGATATCAATCAAGCTCGAATCGATGCTTGGAACCATCGCGATCTATCCAAATTGCCGGTCTATGAGCCAGGCCTGGATGCGGTGGTGGAGAGGGCGCGCGGCCGCAATTTGTTTTTCTCCACGGAGGTGGAGGAAACAATTGCGGCTGCAGACATGGTGTTCATCTCGGTGAACACACCCACCAAGACCAGGGGGCTGGGAGCTGGTCAGGCCAGTGATCTTCGCTGGGTGGAAGCCTGCGCTCGCACTGTGGCTAAAGCAGCTGTAGGCCATACGGTTGTGGTGGAGAAAAGCACCCTTCCGGTTCGAACGGCTGAAGCGGTCAAGGCGATTTTGGGGTCCGTTGATTTATCCCCGGAGCCGAAAACCTTTTCGGTGCTCTCCAATCCTGAGTTTTTGGCTGAGGGGACGGCCATTCGCGATCTTGCGAATCCTGATCGCGTATTGATCGGTGGGGAGAATGCCGAAGCGATCGATGCTTTGGCGGAGATCTACAGCAAGTGGGTGCCTGAAGAGAAGATTCTGCGCACCAATTTGTGGAGCAGCGAGCTGTCCAAGCTCACCGCCAATGCCTTTCTGGCGCAGAGAATTAGCTCGATTAACTCTGTGGCGGCCTTGTGCGAGGCCACCGGTGCGGATGTGCGCGAGGTAGCGAAAGCGATCGGCACCGATACCCGGATTGGACCCAAATTTCTCAGTGCAGGCCCTGGTTTTGGGGGTAGCTGTTTTCAAAAAGACATCCTGAATTTGGTGTACCTCTGCCGTCACTTCGGTTTGCCTGATGTGGCCGACTATTGGGAGAGCGTGGTTCTTCTCAATACTTGGCAACAGCACCGCATTGCCCGCTTGGTGGTTCAGAAATTGTTTGGCACGGTTACGGGCAAGCGCCTGGCCATTTTGGGCTTTGCGTTTAAGGCGGATACCAATGACACGCGGGAGGCTCCAGCGATCCGAATTTGCAGTGACCTTCTTGAAGAGGGGGCCCAACTGGCCATTCATGACCCGAAGGTGGATCCGGAGCAGATCAGCCGCGATTTAAAACTGATCGCGAGCCTCGCTCCGGAGGCTGATGCCGGGCCGACTCGTGGGGCCTTGAGTGGGGAAGCAACCTGGTGGCCGAGTCTCGATGTGGCTTCAGCGCTGCGGGGTGCTGATGCAGTGCTGATCCTCACGGAGTGGCAGCAGTACCGGGAGCTGGATTGGGCAACACTTGCGCCTCTGATGCGGAAACCAGCGTGGGTGTTTGATGCCCGTGGGGTTGTTGACTCGAAACAAGTTGAGTCTGCAGGTCTGAATGTCTGGCGTGTCGGAGAGGGCGACGCGTGAGCCAGTTGTCTTCACGGCCGATTCTGGTCACAGGAGCTGCCGGGTTCATCGGAGCCGCGTTGAGCGAGCGACTCCTCCAACGGGGCGATCGTGTGATCGGTATTGACAATCTCAATGATTACTACGACCCAGCTCTAAAGCAGGCACGCCTTGCTCGCATCGAGACGCTGGCCGCACCAATGGCTGGAGCTTGGAGATTCCAGCGCATGGCCTTGGAGGACGGTGATGCCTTGCTCAAGCTGTTTGCGGCTGAGAGACCGCGCGTGGTGGTGAATCTTGCAGCTCAGGCGGGTGTTCGCTATTCGTTGGAAAATCCAGCTGCCTACATCCAGAGCAACCTGGTGGGTTTTGGCCACATCCTTGAAGGCTGTCGTCACCACGGCGTTGAGAATTTGGTCTATGCCTCCAGCAGCTCGGTATATGGCGGAAACCGCAATTTGCCGTTCCACGAACAGCAAGCCGTGAATCACCCCGTGAGTCTTTATGCGGCCAGCAAGAAAGCGAATGAGTTGATGGCGCACACCTACAGCCACCTGTATGGGGTGCCAGCCACTGGCCTGCGCTTTTTTACGGTCTATGGCCCATGGGGCAGACCGGATATGGCTCCAATGTTGTTTGCTAAAGCGATCTTGGCTGGTAAGCCGATCAAGGTGTTCAATCACGGCAAAATGCAGCGTGATTTCACCTTCATCGACGACATCGTGGAGGGCGTGATCCGCTGTTGCGATCAGCCAGCTACGTCGAATCTCGACTTTGATCCGATGCAGCCTGACCCGGCGACGGCTGCTGCACCCCATCGCGTGTTCAATATCGGCAACAGTCAGCCCACCGAACTGCTCCGTTTCATTGAGGTGATGGAGCAGGCGTTGGGCAGGGAAGCAATCAAGGATTTTCAGCCGATGCAGCCTGGTGATGTGGTTGCCACTGCTGCAAACACGGAGGCTTTAGAGGCCTGGGTTGGCTTTAAGTCTGCGACCCCGATCGAAGAAGGCATCCAACAGTTTGCTGATTGGTATCAGCATTTTTATCAACCGTAGAAACGTTTCCCATCCACCCGTTTTTGTTGGTGCCTGCGGGCTTGCTTTCGGGTGTATTCGCTCACGGTTGGATTGGCCACGCTCGGGTCAACATGGGCTACCTGCTCCCAGAGATGCTGGGGCGCCCAGCGCACCGTGTATTGATCAGGGGAATGTTTGGTGATGTGGCACCAATGGTTGCTGCCGCATTG
This window harbors:
- a CDS encoding nucleotide sugar dehydrogenase, translated to MSSNHSIRSICCIGAGYVGGPTMAVIADRCPELKVTVVDINQARIDAWNHRDLSKLPVYEPGLDAVVERARGRNLFFSTEVEETIAAADMVFISVNTPTKTRGLGAGQASDLRWVEACARTVAKAAVGHTVVVEKSTLPVRTAEAVKAILGSVDLSPEPKTFSVLSNPEFLAEGTAIRDLANPDRVLIGGENAEAIDALAEIYSKWVPEEKILRTNLWSSELSKLTANAFLAQRISSINSVAALCEATGADVREVAKAIGTDTRIGPKFLSAGPGFGGSCFQKDILNLVYLCRHFGLPDVADYWESVVLLNTWQQHRIARLVVQKLFGTVTGKRLAILGFAFKADTNDTREAPAIRICSDLLEEGAQLAIHDPKVDPEQISRDLKLIASLAPEADAGPTRGALSGEATWWPSLDVASALRGADAVLILTEWQQYRELDWATLAPLMRKPAWVFDARGVVDSKQVESAGLNVWRVGEGDA
- the hisS gene encoding histidine--tRNA ligase, producing MSQLQTLRGMVDLLPEQTRRWQAVESVAREHFRCAGLDEIRTPLLEFTDLFARGIGEATDVVGKEMYTFLDRGDRSCTLRPEGTASVVRAALQHGLLTQGTQRLWYGGPMFRYERPQAGRQRQFHQIGVEFLGASSPRSDAEVIALAWDLLSALGIQGLKLEINSLGTPEDRQRFRSELVGWLEERVEQLDPDSQERLTTNPLRILDSKDKGTQRLLNEAPTLLGALSEESAHRFDEVRALLTALQIPYQLNPRLVRGLDYYGHTAFEITSDQLGAQATVCGGGRYDGLIQQLGGPATSAIGWALGMERLLLVIDAAAQADPEGPAARLTATPAPLVYLINRGAQAEPKALTLARKLRGAGLAVELDGSSAAFGKQFKRADRSGAPWAVVLGDEEALAGQLRLKPLRGEGEEQQLTWEDALSYLTKQR
- the galE gene encoding UDP-glucose 4-epimerase GalE gives rise to the protein MAQLLITGGAGFLGSHTCLVLLEAGHQLLVLDDFSNSSAISLERVAELAGVPLQRDQPTLKATLEAFTLVEGDIRDTQCLDALFTSAKAFGQPIEAVIHFAGLKAVGESVQQPLRYWDVNVVGTQRLLTAMNFHHCRTIVFSSSATLYGYPHPNQIPIPETAPIQPINPYGASKHAAEALLADLAGCSGKPEPIQASSGGWRIARLRYFNPVGAHPSGRIGEDPNGIPNNLFPFITQVAVGRRPELTVFGDDWPTPDGTGVRDYIHVMDLAEGHREALHSLLNSDPQLLTLNLGSGQGASVLDVVKAMEATSQRAIPHRIAPRRPGDAAITVANPTLAAQQLHWRTQRSLTDICRDGWAWQQDNPNGYGEACL
- a CDS encoding NAD-dependent epimerase, with product MSQLSSRPILVTGAAGFIGAALSERLLQRGDRVIGIDNLNDYYDPALKQARLARIETLAAPMAGAWRFQRMALEDGDALLKLFAAERPRVVVNLAAQAGVRYSLENPAAYIQSNLVGFGHILEGCRHHGVENLVYASSSSVYGGNRNLPFHEQQAVNHPVSLYAASKKANELMAHTYSHLYGVPATGLRFFTVYGPWGRPDMAPMLFAKAILAGKPIKVFNHGKMQRDFTFIDDIVEGVIRCCDQPATSNLDFDPMQPDPATAAAPHRVFNIGNSQPTELLRFIEVMEQALGREAIKDFQPMQPGDVVATAANTEALEAWVGFKSATPIEEGIQQFADWYQHFYQP